The Pongo pygmaeus isolate AG05252 chromosome 20, NHGRI_mPonPyg2-v2.0_pri, whole genome shotgun sequence sequence TAGGATTTTAATCACTGGGTCATGTTATTGAGGAGAAAGAGACCACATCACACACAGAGAGAACAAGTCTGTATTAGTTGCTTTTGCTACATAACAAACCACTCCGAAATTTAGTGGTTTAGAACAATCACCTATTTAGCTAATGATTCTCAGAGTTGCAACTTGGTCTGGATCAGCTGGGCAGTTCTTTTGCTGGTCTCAGCTGGGTTCAGCTGCCTATCAGCTAGGGAGCTCTGTTTCAGAGGTTGGTTGGCTATGGGTGGCAGGGATCAAGGATGACAGAGCCatgtgtctcttttctctttattaccCAGCAGGTTAGCccagatcttttctttttctttccttctttttatttttttagacattgtcttgctctgtcacccaggctggagtgcagtggagccatcatagctcacttcagccttgacttcctgggctcaaacaatccgcttggctcagcctcccccatgtagttgggaccacaggtgcacaccaccacatctggctaattttgttgttgttgcttttttgtagagatgggggtcttgccatgttgcccaggctggtctcgatctcctgggctcatgaAATTCTTCCACCTttgcctccccaagtgctgggattatgggtttATACccatatgccaccatgctcagccagccCCAGGTTTGGATGTGGCAGTGGTGGTAGGGGTCCCAAGGCGAGCAAGAGAGGAAGTCTGAGTGcacaagcacttttttttttttttgagacgaagtctcgctctgtcgcccaggctggagtgcagtggcgcagtctcagctcgctacaaccttcgcctcccgggttcaagctattctcctgcctcagcctcccaagtaactgggactacaggtgtacaccaccacgcccggctaattttttgtatttttagtagagagatggggtttcactgtgttagccagaatggtctcgatctcctgactttgtgatctgcccgccttggcctcccaaagtgctgggattataggtgtgagccaccacacccggccacataaGCACTTTTCAAGCCTCTGCTTGTATCCTGTTTGCTATTGTTCTAGTGGCTGAAGCAAACCACATAGTCAAGCCTAGAAGGAGAGCAACAATCCAAGGGCATGGTTACAGAAAGGCTGGCCCAATTGGGGTCATTAATGGGTATCATTAATGACCCAATAGGGGTCATTAATGGCTCCAGAGCTAAGGCGCTTTACCATCATAAGCTCCCAATGTTTAAACAGTAAGTCTGCCCGCACTCCTTTCAGGGTGGCAAAACTCAGATACTGATAAATTCTCTTGATCACAGCCCAGTCTTTCCCAGCAGATTCCCCACCATCCCTCCTATCCCCAGACGCTGGAGTCTAGGTTTCCAGCCCAGTCAAAATCTCAAGGATCTTTCTTTTCCCTCAAACTCCAAAAGAACAGACACGCAATAggatttctattcatttttattcattcctcCAAAGACCACCACAGGCCAACCACACCTTTGATGTGTCCTTCATGGTTCCCCACTGCAGTGGACACAAATCCCTCTATCATTATCCAGGCATGTATGGAACTCTGCTGTGGTGATGAGGTTGTCTCGCCCACTCACCCAAGTTTTCCATGCCTGTTATCCTTCTGATGGCAATGCCAAAATTCATCATACATTTCCTTGAATTCCTGCCTTCAAGGGTCTTCCAGCCCTGTGGTGCCATGCAGACACACTTCAGTGGTAGCCAGTGATCTGTCTACAAGGGAGTCTTCGTCTTTTCTGCTTGGATGCTCCCAGAGACAGATGCCTACCAACAACCTTATGTCTTTACAAAGACTAAAATTGATTCCCATCGAAAGTCATGATTTAAAAGGCGACCACCCCCAAAAGAAGTCATAACACTCAAGGGCGTCAATATATACAACTGTGTAAACACAACCAGTCTACAACTATATCAACACAACCAGCACTCCTCTAtgggcacagacacacacacgaaATTGTCTTGCTTTCTCAGATATGATCTCTGGCATGACTCCTGCTAGCATGAGGGCAGAGGAAATTGAGAGCAGCGAAGCATACAGCAGTGATGTCAGACAGGACCAAATCAGAGACAGGGTCAAAGTGGCAGAAAAATGAGGAGCACACTCCGAGCAAAGGCATGGGGGTGAGACAAAGGCGCCCGGACTAGAGCCATCTTGGTGCTGCCCAGGGGTGGGTGGCACTCATGTTTGAGCTCCGTGTGTCAGGCTTTTCAGGAAAGGGTGCActatgttatgtgtgtgtgtgcatgttgtgtGCACGCATGTACATACATACGCTGAATTCTCACCATAACCATGTGAGGTAGATGCCATTTGtagagtgacttgcccaagtcaGTTGAAGGACTATCTGCCCCTAAGCCCTAAAAGTCTAGCTAAGCTAGACTGATAGAATTTTCTATGTTGATGGAAGTATTCTGTACCTGCCCTGTCCAATACTGTAGCCACTAATCACATGTGGCTACTCAGTATTAATGTTGCACTACTGCCAATGAAACAtagaattttaagttttatttacttttaattgaacagctgaggccaggtgtggtggcctatgcctgtaataccagcactttggaaggctgaggtgtgaggatcacttgaggccaggggttcaaaaccagcttggtgGCTCActatgtaatcctagcactttgggaggccgaggtgggcgggtcacctgaggtcagcagttcaaaaccagcatgcccaacatggtgaaactccatttctgagaaaaataccaaaattagccgggcatggtggcacacacctgtagtcccagctactcaggaggctgatgcaagagaatcagttgaacctaggaggcagaggttgcagtgagctgaggtcatgccattgcactccagcctgggtgacaaagtgagagtctgtctcaaaacaaaacaaaacaacccaccAACTTGGTCAGCATAACCAGACCtgcatctctacttaaaaaaaatggacACCCATCTCAGTTTTTGGAAAACTATTATATAATTGGAACAACTTGGATATGTGAATCTACTTCTCCAACTATGAATTTTATGAAATCAAAATACAGgtcaagcatttcagataaaaatATATCACGGTAATTGAGATTTGgtgtaagtgtaaaatatacaACAGATTTTGAAGACAGCATAAAAGAATGTAacataattcatttaaataatacCGATGacgccaagcgcggtggctcacgcctgtaatcctagcactttgggaggctgaggtgggcggatcacctgaggtcaggagtttgagactagcctggccaacatggcgaaaccccatctctaaccaaaaatacaaaaattagtgggcatggtggcgggtgcctgtaatcccagctactcgggaggctgaggcaggagaatcacttgaacctggaaggtggaggttgcagtgagccgagattgtgccactgcactccagcctgggcaacaaagcgaagcactatctcaaaaaaaaaaacctaaaaaactgATGACATGTCGAAATGCTATTTTGGATACACTGGGTTAAGTAAAACATGTTAAAATGAATTTAACCTGTTTCCTTTTACTTCTCTAATGTGGCTGTTAGAAAActtggctgtaatctcagcactttgggaggctgaggtgggcagataacttgaggccatgagttccagaccagcttagccaacatggtgaaaccccatctctactaaaaatacaaaaattaggacgggtacagtggctcatgcctataatcccagcactttgggaggctgaagtcggtggatcacctgaggtcaggacttcaagaccagcctggccaacacagtgaaaccccatctctactaaaaatacaaaaattagctgggcatgatggtgcgtgcctgtaatcccagctactcgggaggctgaggttgcagtgagccaagatcgcacaactgcactccagcctgggtgacagagcgagactctgtctccaaaaaaataaataaaataaaaatacaaaaattagctgggcgcggtggctcatgcctgtaatcccagcactttgggaggccaaggcgggtggcctgaggtcagtagttccagaccagcctgaccaacatggtgaaaccccatctctactaaaaatacaaaaattagccaggcatggtggcatacgcctgtaatcccagctactcaggaggctgaggcaggagaatcacatgaacccaggaggcggaggttgcagtgaggcgagatcgtgccactgcactccagcctgggagacaaagtgaaactccatctcaaaaaaagaaaacttaaaatgacatatgtggcttgcattttGTTTCTACTGGACGGTGCTGCCCTGCAGCCCTCCCATTCCATCACGTGGCTGACATGCCTGATTGCAGGGCTTAGACACTAATATGATGGGGTAAAGAGGTGTAGATATTACAGATATGGATGAATATTCTTCCCCTAAAGCTGAAAGAGCTTTCATGAAAATGCCTGGAGCCATTCAGTATAGAACCAAGTGCTCCTCCCCACGGTAGATATCTCAACTTTGAAGGGACAAATTGTATCAGCAGTGGGAATCCAAGCTGGAGATGATGGTACCATCCCTCGAGTATCTGCCCTTGGATCAGTAACCCTTGTCTTCAGCTTTTAAGGGAGACAGGATCTCAAAACTATTTAAGGTTCTTATCCAGctctttcatttcacagatgggaaaataAGGCACTGTCCAAGTAACACACAGTGACAGTGGCAAAGTCGTGCTTGCTTCCCAGGTCCCTGACCTCAGACAAGGGTGTTCTCTCCCATTAAATGCTTGCTTCTCCTCATCTTGCTCCATTTTCCTATCTTGTGGCAAGAGATCAACAATCTAAATCCCAATCCTAGTTCTGACACTGATCAATGAAATAAAcacttaggctgggtgtggtggctcacacctgtaatcccatcaaggcaggaggatcacttgaggccaggagttcaacactagtgtgggctacaaagcaagacccccgtctctacagaaaatttggtgctgtgtacctatagtcccagctactctgtaggcagaggtgggaggatcgtttgagcccaggagttggagatggCAGTGGGCCACGATCAtcccactgtattccagcctgggcaacagagcaagaccctgtctctaaaataataataataaatctttaCGAAGCACCTATTGTGTCAGGCACCTATTGTTCTAGATGCTGGGGGAACAACAGAGAACAGGACTGGCAATGGGTCAAAAGCCAATAAACAGgtaaataaataagatcattttTGACAGTAATAATTGCTACAAGGAAAGTCAACTGGCCGAAATGAATAATGGGGGGATGTGAGCTACTTCAGATAGGGTAGTCAGGGaggggaaggcctctctgaggggatacgtgagctgagatctgaatgaGCCCGTCACAGGAAGGTTTGAGAGTAGAACAGGAAGTTGTGAGTAGAGCCTTGAAGGAAAGAGAACAGCAGGTGCAAGGGTCCCCAGGCAGGACTCAAGGTGGCCACTTAGGCATCAGAAAGAAAGTCAggcgggcatgatggctcacacctgtaatcccagcactttgggagtctgagtcgggtggatcacctgaggtcaggagttcgagaccagcctggccaacagggtgaaatcccttctctactaaactacaaaaattagccaggtgtggtggcacatgcctgtcatctcagctactcgggaggctgaggcaggagaatcgcctgaagctgggagtgggaggttgaagtgagcagtgatcacatccctgtactccagactgggtgacaaggtgagactccatctcaaaaaaaaaaaaaaaaaaaaaaagaaggaaagtctATCAGGCTGGACAGGAATGGGAAGGGGCAGGGAATGAGAATAGGCAAGGGCCAGACCCACAGGGCCTTACTGTGTGCTGTTGGGCCTCAAGCCTGCCCTCTCTGGACTTTGCTCTTTCTGTCAACGACAAAAGGGATTCTATCGCTTGGATTCTCAGATCCTCCTTTTCTGTTTTGACACTGAAGAATTCTGTAACCTGCAACTTTTCCCCCACATGTGGCTAGCAGCCTAGAACATTCCAGGCACTGTGGTTTCTGCCTTTGCTTCATTCACTCCTGGCATATTCCtatggtctcgaatgcctgaccacCCATTTGGTGGGCCCCTGGCTCAATGCAGCACCCTCTATGTACACCAGAAAGCAGAGCCTCTTGGGGATACCCAAGGTGTCCATACAGAAGTGTTTGGACCAGTGCAGCAGTACAGCTGTTCTTCCAAAAAGGAGGGTGCACAAAACACCAAGGCCAGAAAGGGTTATGGTTAAATAACAGGAGAAACCAAGGCCAAAAAAAGATAGaaactcttaaagaaaagagacagagaaacagactcCCCAGAGATCACCTGAATTGCTCAGCACCTAGAAGATGAAGGCAGTCACATCCCTTCCCAGTCACACTCACAGAGGCAGTTGCTGGGATCCCAATACAAGGTTTGGAGGAGCTGTCTCTGAGGTATGCTTTCCTGCCCTTCCACACCCAGAAGGCCTCATTCCTGGTCCCTGGCTACTCCCAGggcccaccatgcccagacctCTTACCCACCTCACCTCATTTTTGTGGGACCACCCTCCCTACATACTTTTGGAGGGCAATGATAGAAACCCATCCACTCCCCAGGAGAGATCAAGAAGTCTCCAGCTTTCTCCCACAAGCCCCCGATCCCTCCTCCAGATGCAGACCTCCCCTTACCCAAGATTTAGGAACCAAGGTCCACAGCCATTTTAGAACCCCGGAGTCTGAGACCCCAGGGGCCTCTGCCACCCCATCAAGATTCAAAGCCCACTGCTCCTTGGGGACCTGTGCGCAGGTTTTTTCTCCCAGAGAAATGTAGACCCTGTTTCCCTCTGAGGCTCTGAAGCCCAAGAGTTCCAGCTCCCGGGGGTGCTCAGGTCTCCCTCCCCTATACTGGAGTTCAGGTCCCAGTTATGGACACCTCCCCACTAATTAGGAAACAGGACTTCTACCCCCGTCCCCTGGAGGACTAAACACCCAGTAACTCCAGTTTCTACTCCCTAGGAGACAAAGACATAGTCCCTGCTAGAGTCTGGGCCAccaactcccttcaggacagaaGGGTCTGGATGTCATGCACCATGGTTCCCAAAGATACCAGgattcctggccgggcatggtggctcacgcctgtaatcctagcactttgggaggccggagcgggtggactgcctgagatcaggagttcgaggccagcctggccaacatggtgaaactccgtctctactaaaaatacaaaaattagccaggcgtggtggcaggcacctgtaatcccagctactccggacgctgaggcaggagaatcgcttgaacccgggaggcggaggttgcagtgagccgaggtcgcgccattgcactccagcctgggcaacaagagacttcctctcaaggaaaaaaaaaaaaaaaaaaaatcaggattccTGTCCCCCAGACTCTCTGAATCCAGGTGATGAGAAGTCACACATCCCAGCTAGAAGTCAAGAGTCCACATCCCCTTCAAGCACCCAGGATTAAGCCCAGGCATCCCCTGTCAGAGTCTGGACTCCCAAGCCCGCTCCCACTCCTCACTGGGCAGGCTCAGGGAGTGCCAGCACAGCCTCAGCATCAGCCCGCATCTCGTCGAGAGCCTGCAGCAGGACGCCGTGAGCCGCTCGGTAGCCCAGACCACCTGTCGCCGCTGCACCACCCGCAGGCCACAGGAAGGAGAGAGCGCCCAGTGCTGCGCCCCCAGCAGTGCCCTCGCCCGCCCAGGCGCCCAGCCTTGCTTCCACCTCGGCGCGCGTCACCGGGCCTGGGAAATGAGCGCGCGCTGCCAGCTCTCCAGAAGCCAGGCCCAGGGCGCGCTCACGTCGAGCCAATGCCGCGGGTTCCAGCCCCAGGCCCCGTCGCCACTCCGCCAGCTGACCCCGCAGAAGTGCCACGTCgcatgcccagcccagccctgggagtggtgccgccgccgccgccagacTAGCCAGCAGAGCTGGCCTCCACGCCCCGGCCCGCAACGCCGCAGCCTTGGTTCGGGCAGTGCTGGGAGATGCTGGTGGCAACGCCAGCAGCAGCGCCCCTGCCTGGGCTGGGGGGAGCGCTCGCCGCAGCCATTCGCACAGCCCTGGGAGTCCGCCAGGCCGTAGGGGGAACGCTGGCGGCGGCGCCTCCTCCAGCACCTCCCACGTCTCGTCCTCCGGGCTTAACGCGGCGGCCCGCTCTGAGTCGCCACCACCTGATTTCTTCATGCCGACAACCTGCTGCAAACCCTCGCTGCCAGCTTTCCCAGGACCTTCCCCGCTGCCTGCTTTCTGCGATCCAGCGCTACATTTCTCCCTTCCCTTACTGAGTGCATTCTCCAATCCCCCTCCGCCTGCGTTCTTTAAGCTCTCGCCGTTGGGTTTCTCCATCTTGCCTTCTCCCAGACACTCCGGATCCTCGCCCTCGCCGTCTGTGCGCACGCAGACAAGAGGCGCATCTGGTAGCACCAAGGCCTGGACCTGGGCCCAGTCCTTCTCAGTGGGGGCTCCAGGGGTGACGAGGATGAGGGCGTCGTAGTGCGTTGGGTGAGAGGCGGCGGCCGAGGTGGTGGCAGTGCCCGTGGGGCCCAGAGGCACGGTCCAGAGCACCACATTCGGGCGCTCTGGGGCTGGGAAGGGAGTGGGTCCTGTGGGGACCGAAGCAGGCGCAGCACCTGGGTCGCCAGGATCCAATCCAAGCAGCATGTCCACCACAAGGCCCACGTCAGCCTTGCCGGCCACGGCCAGGTCTAGCCGTGCGCTGCCCAGGCGCTCCAGGCCTGAGCGCACCCACGACAGCGCAGCCTCCAGGCCGCCGGTCTCAAAGGCCTCACGCACAGCCTCCAGCTCTGCTGCACCCAGCACCTCGAAGCCATCCTGGGCcggtggcaggagcctgtgggGACAAGAAGGGACAGGGTCAAAGGTAGAAAAGGGGCTGGGTGACATGGACTGGGCCATCATGACAAGGGCAGAGCTTTCCTAATGATCCCAGAATGGGGCAGGGGTAGGAAAGGGAAGGGCCAGACTGATGGCACAGCAAATAGAAACCAGATGGGGAGGGGCCGTGATGATATGGGTGAGGCTTCAAGCAATAATGGAGTCTTGATTATTGGACGGGTGGACATAAGGTCAGGCTTCCCACCCTAGCCCAAAATGGGGATTGGGTTGAAACTTTCATGGAATACAGTATTTGGGGGCGGGGTTTTTCCAAGGGTCAGCTGTGCTGGGTGGGACAAAGCTCACAGAGGGTGGGGCCTAGAACAAAGAATCGCAACTGTATTGTGGCCTAAACACAAGTCCAGCACTATTTGAGACAGACAAGGTCCCCAAGGGCACTCTTTTCAGGGGCTGGGCCTAAGGAGGGTCAGTGAGGGGAGAAATCTCATCTACTAGTTCTTACCAAGGGGGAGTGGCTAAGGTGACTCCCGGGCAGGTGAGGCTAAGGAAAAAAGATGATAGTGTACTGGGACAAAGGACtgtccctctctgagcctcgttttaagtctgtaaaatgaggaagctGGCAGGTGGTAGAGAAAATTCAGGAGGTAGCCAGCAAGTGGGCACAGAAACGAGAGGGAGCTGGAGAAAGGTGGATGAGGATGCCCCAAAATAATAAAGCTCATTGCGGGTGTGGCTTTAGGTCGCTTGAAAACAAAGCTGATGGTGGGGAGGGCTCAAGGATTAGAGTTTTCAGGTAAAATCTTCCAGGGGGCTGGGGCagagtgtctcacacctgtaatcccagcactttgggaggccaaggagggtggatcaccttgGTCGGGGCAGGGCCTGGAAAAATGAGCCTCAGGGCCCCAGCAGATAAAGTGTTAAGCCTTTCCCTTTTAATTCTAGGGCTTTGGGAAGCCTGGGTGGGGGcatggcttgaggccaagagttcaagaccagcctggggaaacagtgagatcctgttttgCAGCCTGTAGTattagctactctggaggctgaggcaggaggatcatttgagcccaggaggtggaggccctCAGTGAGCTAGGAtggcggcactgcactccagcctgggcgacagagtgagaccctgtctcaaaaaaaaaggccgggtgtggtggttcacgcctgtaatcctagcactttgggaggctgaggcgggagtattgcttaaggccaggagttcaaattCAACCTAgctaacatagcgagaccctgtctctgaggaaaaaaaataataataataatagagctAAGCCTTGCCCCAAACTCACTGGGGGAGGGATCTCATGGACCTCCATGGACGCACCTAGGTGCCTAGGATCTCGACTAACGGACCCAGCCAGAAAGCCGGCACTCACCTCCGCAGCGCTTCTGCCTGGCTCTGCAGCGCCGCCCGGAGGCGCTCTAGTTCCTCGCAGCCGTCGCTGCTGCCGCAGTTCGCCGGTAGCACAAACAGATCCGCGGCTCCTAACCCCGCGCTGTTCAGCAGAGCTGCTGTCTGATCACGGGCCTGGGCGGCAGTCTGTGAATCCCCAGGACGGAGGTTCCGCACAGCCAGTAGCGGGGTCCCTCGGGCCAGGGCGGCCCGCGCTGCCTCTCCCAGGGCTGGAGCCAACGGTTCCCCGTTCCCCTCGGGTCCGGGCAGCACCAGTACCAGCACGTTGGCTTCCGCCGCCCAGGGCCCCGGCGCTGCGGGTGGGCAGCTCAGCTCGCCCAGAAAAAGGCCTGGGCCCGCAGCTCTTAGGCTGGGGACCCCGGAGTCCGGCCGTCCCTCGGGGGCCTCGAGCGTCTCCACATCCTTGTCGCACAGCGCTGCGATCAGAGCGGACTTCCCCAAGCCCGGAGGCCCCAGGAACAAGGCGGTCACGTCACCCTGCGGCGGAGGCATGGCTGGAAAGCAATGGGTGGAGAAGCCCTGGGTCAGGGAGCACCTAGCCTTTTCCTTTCCTAACCGCCCCACTCGGAATCCAGGCCTCGGTCCTCCACCCTGTCCCCTTCGGTTCTTGAGTGTCACTTTCCAGGACCTAAAAAATCCAGAGCCCAGACCCTATTCCCCCAGAATCCCAGGCGTCCTGTCTGTCCGCCCTCTTTCTAGATGGAAACGTTTCCCTTTCTGCTTCAAAAACTCTGAaatcaggcgcggtggctcatgcctgtaatcccagtgctttgggaggccgaggccggaagatcgcttgaggccaggaattcgagaccagcctggtcaacatgtggGACTCTCTGGTAGAGtctccgtctctataaaaaataaaatttagccgggcatggtggcgtgcgcctgtagccccagctactcggaaggctgcggcgggaggatcgcttgagcccaggagttggaggctgcagtgggccgtgatcacaccaccgcactccagcccaagcgacagagaaagaccctctctgaaaaataaataaataaaaataaaacctcagaAATCTGGCTTCCAGTCCCTCCTCCCTCGGACacattgttatttttatctttccccttcccccttccaaATCACCAACCGAGCAAAAAGCCGACCCACGAGAGAGAGCGCAGTCGGTGGCAGTGGGTCAGCAGCTGAGAAGCCCGGCCCCTCGGCCGCGGCAGACGGAGGCCGAAGAGGCCAGGGCGCGGTGATTTAGAGATGCTGGGACCCGTCCTGGTAGCTTTAACCTGACGTCACTCCCTCTTCCAAGGAGGTGTGTCTTGGAAGACAGACCGCAGAGACCCAGCCCTTCGCAGCGCCTGCGCAGAACGGCCGAAGTGCGCACGCCCCTCTTCGGCGGCCTCAGGGCCTAGAACAATGAATGAGTCAACGCGCCTGCGCGCCACGAGCGTCTACCCATACATGCGCAAAAAGCTTGGGTATCTACGCCGCGGGAGGCTGAACGTCATCAAACGCGCCATAGGGCAGAGACGGACCCCTCCCGTTATTTTGAGGACCGGGCTGGTGCGACTATACTACTGCCGGATGGCAAATCCGGGATCTCCGCTCCGAGAGGCTCGTCTGGCAAAAGGGCGCGGAAACCACGGGGGCCCTGAGACTGAGTGGTCCCTGTCCCACTTCTCTCTGGGTGGCGGCGCTGTAGCCAGCGACTCACAGGCGCAGCGAAAGGCAGCCCTCTGCTGTAAggaggaaaactgaggcctgggaGCAGGAACCTGTAGGCAGCGCTGGAGCGTAGCGGGATAGCAGCTGCAAGCGCGCGTGGGAGGCGGGGGCTCTGGGCGGAACAAAAATCACAGGATGTCAGAGGATGTTTCCCGGGAAGAACTGGGATAAAGGGTGGGTATCACTACCTGCCCCCAAGACACTTGAGATTGGGATGACGCTGGTGTCAAAGATCAAGGCTTCCACGCTGAGTTCAGGAAGTTAGTTTGATGCAGCAGGTCATAGGTCACACCAGTGAGAAGACTCTAGGGGAGTCCCAAACCCAGGAAGTCCAGTCCTTTGGGAGGTTTGAAGCTTCTTTTAGCAAGAACTCCATCAATTAGAGTTCAAGGAGATAGTATGTCGTAGGGGTCAAAGGCAGGCAAGGAGAGCCTCTGGCGATGTCAAAGGTCATAGACTTAGGGTGCCCTCTAAGACTGGTAACAGATGAACAGCTTCACTCATGCACGCTCCTCTCCTGACTAGAAGGGTCCCAGCACCATGGAGGACCCGAACCCTGAAGAGAACATGAAGCAGCAGGATTCACCCAAGGAGAGAAGTCcccagagcccaggaggcaaCATCTGTGAGTACACATGGCTGGCGGGCTAGAGGGTAGGGTGGAGGAGCTGATGCTAAGATCTCTGTGGCACTTCAGTGTCCAAGGCTCCACAGAGTTTTGCCTGTTGAGAAGGGGCTGTAATGGTCCCTGAGCTGCCCTAGC is a genomic window containing:
- the IRGQ gene encoding immunity-related GTPase family Q protein, with amino-acid sequence MPPPQGDVTALFLGPPGLGKSALIAALCDKDVETLEAPEGRPDSGVPSLRAAGPGLFLGELSCPPAAPGPWAAEANVLVLVLPGPEGNGEPLAPALGEAARAALARGTPLLAVRNLRPGDSQTAAQARDQTAALLNSAGLGAADLFVLPANCGSSDGCEELERLRAALQSQAEALRRLLPPAQDGFEVLGAAELEAVREAFETGGLEAALSWVRSGLERLGSARLDLAVAGKADVGLVVDMLLGLDPGDPGAAPASVPTGPTPFPAPERPNVVLWTVPLGPTGTATTSAAASHPTHYDALILVTPGAPTEKDWAQVQALVLPDAPLVCVRTDGEGEDPECLGEGKMEKPNGESLKNAGGGGLENALSKGREKCSAGSQKAGSGEGPGKAGSEGLQQVVGMKKSGGGDSERAAALSPEDETWEVLEEAPPPAFPLRPGGLPGLCEWLRRALPPAQAGALLLALPPASPSTARTKAAALRAGAWRPALLASLAAAAAPLPGLGWACDVALLRGQLAEWRRGLGLEPAALARRERALGLASGELAARAHFPGPVTRAEVEARLGAWAGEGTAGGAALGALSFLWPAGGAAATGGLGYRAAHGVLLQALDEMRADAEAVLALPEPAQ